gattcaAACTAAAAAGAAATGCTTTAAAAGCGAATACATACCGGCTGCCAGTGACTGCTGAGTATACAGAACCGGACAGCTCCCGATAGTAACGGACTGTTCCGCAAACATATCCGTAGCCTTCCTCTTGGAGGCTTTACCAGAAACAGAAGGATCGACTTTGTTCTGaaatacagatttatttttaattgtgcaTACAGGAAACTTCGGCTCTCAAAAGAGGGAATACATGCCACAGTAAAGCCACAGTATACAACCTATACATGTAACATAGAAAGGGACACGTTTCAGAGATTAGCAAGTAAAAGCTCTAAGCAGCTccatgcttttttaaaaacatgccAAGCTGCAGCACTTGGTGGACAGCGGTGGTTTAGAGAGAAGTAGAACAACAGGGGTAACGGAGTGTATTGACCATTCCATCCCCAGCGAGCAGAAGGGATGAGTTAGTCCTCACCTTGGCGAGGGATGGCTCCAGTGGTTGACACTTGGCTTGGATTTCTTCTGTCCCAGGAGCTGGTGGCTCTCTACCATCGTCATCTTCCATTTCTACTTCCTGGATCTCCCCATCATCTGCTGGGGGAGGGGGTGGCGGCGgcgaggggggaggaggaggtggtggcggcggcggaggagattcaggagggggagggggtggCGGCAGAGGTACTTCTAAAGGAAGAGGTGGCTGGAGGAGACCCCAGTATGGAGTCGCTGGAGCCGCAGGCTTAGGGGGTTCTGCAAAACACATATAGAACGGTTGTCAGTGAACAGAATCCAACAGACTTTATGATAACATGCGCTAGACAGGAACCCGCTATAAGCGTTCTATGCATAAAGACATTTCATTAGAATAAATAACAGGATCCCAGGAAACTTAATTTCCAAACCAATGGTTACTAAACCCTTCACTACCTTAATTACTACGTAAAAAAGTCTGTGCATGGGCAGCACGCTCAGCAGAGCCGCCTGCCAGGAGGGCATCAAACAGCAGTCAGCGAAATAAAGAATGTCAGTAAAACAAGCACCAGGTTAGCGGAAGGATCGCGTTATAAAAGCTACAAAAGTATATATCGGACATTATTCCCTCTTTACCTGGAACAGACTCGGGGGGttcaggaggaggaggtggggCGCTTTCGACTTTATCCCTTTCCGTCAGCTTAGAGACAGCGTCAGATTTGCTTTGGGATGCGGCCCCATTCTCTTCCTCGTCCACATCTGGGAATTCCCATTGAGACGCTCCAGAGCTTTCATTAAGATAGAAATAACGTCTGTGATCCCtgaatcaaaaaaaaatacgCGCCTTTTAATGACACTCCTTGCAGAATCTCCACCTCATTTATTCTGCTCTCCTGCGGAAGTAAATTCACCCCACAGGAAGGAAACCCCCAAAACACGTGCAATTCACAAAGGAAAACAACCATCCTGCACGATTAGGACGGTCTCTGTATGCGGTACACTTAACGAGCTTTGTGAATAGGTAAGATGCCTAGGCGTTAGACCAGATCAATTTACGATTACATGTCTGATTTGAGagttttatgtacattttttattttttatacactgtgcttaataaaaaaaaacactggtgtGATGAAAGCACCATTTCTGGGAATGCCAAGCTCAAATCTGACATCGTCTACTAGATCCTCATTTAGAGCAAGCTAGGCAAGTGTTTAGTTTCTGGGAGCTGAAAGATAAGAGTAAAGAGCTTCGATTAAGCAcaagataaaaacaaaacaaagaataaaatacggaaaaacaaacaaacaaaaaaaaatagacaaatgtaaataaatatttcggTCTGAcctgagtcaggagaaagcatcTTGCTCTTCGTCGCCAGCTGCTGCCTGAAGCTCGTGATCACTTCGTCCGTGTTACGCAGGAAATGTGGGGTCCAGACATCCTGAAATGTTCACAGAGCTCTCGCATGCGCTTCCCCCCTCATTCCCTCCCAGATCAGGGCACTCAACACCTTGAGCGGCTTTAACCAACTTTGTGTCCGATCAGGAAACGCTTTACATGGAACctctatacacatacatgtatatctctacaaaaaaaactttgcctTCTCCAATGAGCACGGCCAAGCGCTGCAGGGTCTGCCCACCCAGAACCTAACGGCGGCAGCTTTCAGTCTCCGAACAGATGAGGTCACGAGGTCAGGTGGTGATGTCACAAGTCATGTTTGCGATGTGAAAAGGTGAAAAGTGGGGGAAGATTCGTACCTGTCCCAGTGGCAGGACCAGCCTTTAGGGGTGGCGTTAATTTCATACTGTTTTATTTGTTCTGATGCGTCTTGGAGTTTACGTTTCAGGTAGTTTCCACTCAAGGCTCCTTCTCTCCAATCTGATATGCGGGTCTAGAAAgacaataatacataaaaacaaatgaataaaacacaTGCACTGCTAACTAAAGAAAACAGTGTGTAAATAATGAGTTAAACGGGTAGTAAAGGCACCCAAACTCACCTCCGTTTGAAACAGCAGAACATGGAAATTGGACACAGACTGTCTGTTGATGCCGAGGAACTCTAGTTTACTTATGAGACTGTTGGCCAGCTCTCCGATTTCGAACTGTCGGGGAAAAATGAATAAGTTAAGCTGCCCTCTGCAACGCACCCTTACACCGCCGCTCTGAACAGACCAATACTGCTATTATTCTGGCTCCAATGTTACCTTCAGAtctccctcttcctcctctttttgttttttcgaATCTGTCACCGAGGCTTCGTCTCTCTCCGGCTCTTTCACAGGCACCGGACACTCGGCGGCTTCAGCTCCAAGCTCTGATAGAAGAGAACACATTTTAACGCCGCGGAAGGGAGACGTATGCAAGCCAAAAGAAACAGTGACACCGTATGCAAGCAAATAAGCGACTTTTTACCCCAATTATGATTCATTTGAAGCAAATTTCCTTAAAGTCGGAGGgatttatataaaatcaaacGCATACGGGCTCTGTAAGATTACTTAAAAGTAGAACAGCCTGTATAAGTTTACTGTGTATTCCGAGAGGAGCTGGGACAGCCCTGTTATAATGGCTCACCTGTCTCGGGAGTATCTTGGCCGGTTTTACAGGAGCTGCGACTTGCTGAATCAGGGCTGGCTGATGGAACAAATACTTTCCATTTGCTTTTAATGGGCTTTGCTTTGTGGGTTTCGTCAGACTGGCTGAAGTCGGAACGGGGACTGGACCCTGCAGTGCTGACGTCTCCCTCCTCGAGGGCTCGAAGCTCAGCCTGTGGAGGGGGAATCACAGTTGCACGTGAATTCATTTTACTTTCTAATCCTTCGTGGTGTATAAATCTATGCATTTTGTATTACGGCTGTCGGTCTAATGGCTACATTGCAAAGGCTTTCGAATAACAAACTTATATTAACAGGTATCCTAGAAGAGGAAGATCAGAGCAACAAACACTTCAACTACTTAGTAGTCTCATACTTACTATTTAGAAGAGTACAACACATTAGGGCTATAATAACTAATTTCTCCTTTCCCCACATGTGACCATCTTTAAACACGTTGTGTCTGTAGAcggccctatatatatatatatataaggtgtcCAGTTTAATAGATCTACAGAGAACTCACTTTTTTCCTTTCCAACACCATTTCTAGCTCCAATGTGTCTCGCTCCTCCATCTCCTCCTCACTCTCTCCGGACTGTACCGTGCTGCACACATCATCTTGCCCGTCATCCGCGCAAGCAGGCGTTACACTATCGGTACACACGGCAGCCATGTTGTCATCTTCTTCGGAAGCGGGGTCCGCCACGTCATCTTTACATATGACCCTCCTACGCCAGcgttcctcctcctccttcacaGCTTCGGGTAAAAGCGGGGCGAGCAGCGAGGCAGCGACCCCCACCTTCTCTTCTTCCTTGTTGGAAATAGCCTGGATTGCTTCATTCAGCTCCTACAACCAAAGCCACCCCAACACCGTTCAGTATTATTGCGTAGGCCGTACTTACGCTCACCTTTTCTTAAATAacgcacaaaaatatatataaaacaggatTCTGATATCTGTAAAGCTAAAGTTTCATGTGCTCAAAAACACTCCCTGTACAAATCCAGTGCTCATCAACTAATACCAAAACAGGAGATTAATCCCTAGACATTGAAATTAAATTTCATTCACCTTCTTAACTTCTTTCTTGGAAACCAATGGTAAGGTGCGGTGGGTCACGCCAGACACTGCTTCTTTGACCTCAGGGAAGGACTCGGCTGTGACCGCAGCCTCCACTGTTgcggtgctgggagaaggaaaaaaaatacaataaaaccatAGCATGAGTTGAGAGTTACACGATAGTGACTGATAAAAACCTTCCATTGACAGGGTGGACTCACCTGTTTGCATACCCCTGAGCCCCCTGAACCTGGGTAGCCAGATCTTGGGGCAGCTCCCATGTAACTTCATTTGTCTGAGTATTCCAATAGTAGTAACAGCCGGTGTTCTCATCCCACACTTCTTGCCAGTCCCCCATCTCGACTCCAACTAAAGCAAAACAGATAAACGTCAGTTACAGGCGTTCGCTAAACCTGCCGATCACgagaaaaaaggtttaaaagaaAAGATATAAGAAGACGGGACGTTATTCATTCTGTGTCGCGGTACCCGAGATCTTACCTCCGGTCAGAGAACACTGGGTATCATATCTCCAGGCGTCCCCTGCCACGGACACACCGCCACCGTTTTGTGCCGCAGGGTACACAGAATGACCGCCTTTCGGATCTGGTTTCGGTGGCGTGGGGGGAGGCGCTGCAGAAGAGACGGCACCGCCGCCATCGGCTGAGGAAGGAGCAGTGATGGCATCGATCTCCTAAACGAAGGGAATGGAGGAAATTCAGACTCAGGCAGCATAGTCTTCACTAAGACTATGACAACACATATAGCATGGACATTATACGACGGACGGGAATCTTTCAAGAGCACCAATATGTCTTACATGTGCTCGCGTTACTCTTAATTCTGTATATTGTTCATGTTAAACACTAACATTAaagttaaaacattaaaattgtgACGTAGGCCATTCATCAGGAACAAAGTATGGCGTTGAGTTATTAAACATCCCTAATAGATAAACAGAAGtgcaattttaaaagaaaaagctttATTACCGCCAAGAAATTGGCCAAGGTACTGTCGATGTCAGCAGGAGCGTTGGTCTTTGCCGCAGATACCACGGCAGGGGTCCCGTTGGAAGAGCCGGCATCTTCATCATCGCTGTCTGTGTATGCGCCGAGAAGACAGAGCCCACCTGCGCACGAAAGCAGCGTTTACTAGACATCCCGGCCACTCGACAAAAGACATACAAAGCGGCGCATAGAATAACATGTTTTAAAGGgattattttagacacagagaTACTCGACAGGCTCGTACCTGTTTGTTTTACAACCGCGGCCTGCAGTTCTGTGGCGCCAACTGCAGCAGGAACGTGTATTTTCTGAGCATCCGCATCATCtgtcagaaaaaataaataaatacatagtgAGGAAACCTGTgcaaaatacaaattacaatatATAGTAAGGCCAATGATCTGTTTTGATGGAAAACAAGGGCATTTTAGCTGTGAATTAATtggaaaagggttttctaacgatcaattagccttttaaacttaaacttggatcagtgaacacaatgtgacattggagcacaggagtgatgggagtgataaagggccattggaacacaggagtgatgggagagataaagggccattggagcacaggagtgatgggagtgataaagggccattggaacacaggagtgatgggagtgataaagggcctttggaacacaggagtgatgggagtgataaaggacctttGTACTtttatgaagagattccattaaaaatcagccatttctagctacaacagtcatttacagcattaactccgtctgcgctggatttctgatccatttcatgttattttaatggacaaaatttgcttttgaCAAATCCAAGGCTATTGAATGTATTTATCTCCAGAACTGTGCTTCATATAATCTTTCGTTATCTGTTTTGTTTAGGATGAAAGATATACCGTTTCCAAACGCCTGGAATGATTCTTCCTCATGTACTCTGCAGCTACTCGGTTTACACAACATTACAATGGATGTTTGCAGAAATTTCAGAGATTGTGTTTAAACATTACTACCATATTCATACCATTAACCGCAATTTACGATGCTACTTTTCTAAAGTGGGTTGTGAACAGGTGCTCTTGTTACAGGTTTtgttaaacatagaatttgacagatcAGACccgttcggcccatctagtctgcccattcttcctGCCTATACCAtccatgcttaaattccctcactgtattaacctctgccacttctgatggaaggctgTTGCGTTTATCCACCACCCTATTTGTTTTGCTATTAAACGTTGAGGGAAGAAGGGAAGAACCTCTCGCAGGTTGGCATCAACATGAACATAAAGCCAGACTACTGCATTCACGCTTTACATGCCGTCTGCCCCAACCTTCAACACTTTGTTTCCGATACGTCCGATCACAGCCAATCGGTAGCAGGTAGCAGCTGCCAATCAACAGGAGCGCTTTTCGTGCATGCGCTGGAGATGACCGGCATTTAGTATACTGTGCGCAGGGAGATGGGTTTGTCAGTACAGAATATGCATgttgggggggattctgcagaagccCATTTAGGGACACGAGAGAAAGTTACCTCTCGgctatcgtatgcattaaatGGTGTTtaatggctggagcgtccctttaataaCCTGGATCAGAGTGCTATGTTTTAGGACAGGGAGTAACCGCTGGAACACGCACACGCTTACTCTTCATACGTGTGTATTTACTACGCTCTGTACAATACCGACATATTTAATCCCCCATCACAATACACACCGTTCCTTCTCATGTGAGCACCGGGCATGTTCTTTATTAAGCCAACGAGATAAATTATTTCAGAGGAAATTTCAAGcttttgtttagtttatttcATGTAAACAGCAACATCCCTTTACCGGTTACATCATGTACTAACCAGACAATACATGACGCGCCGGAAGCAGTCATGCTTCACCGGGAACGGCTCAGGTTCGCCGCCTCTAATGAATAATTAGCATATCGGCCCCCTCCAGAATCCCCCTACTCGGTAATTCTGTCTCGGGTCCCCTACGCTGGACATTATACTGCTAGCAGGCTGAGACAGAGGCCTATATCCGGCCAGGGGCCTCCTCCCGCCGCAGGGCCCTATTTCGATGACTGGTAAGGGGCTTCCAACTCACCCTCAGAGCCAGAGCCGGTCTCCTCTCGGGAGGCAGCTCGGGGGCCCGGCGGGGAGAGGCGGAGAATAGGCCTCCTGCCGGACACCGCCCGAGTCTTCTTCCCCATGAGAGCGCAATGGAATCCTCGCGGAAAGAATGCGGGCGCGCCGATAGCACGTCACGACGCGGCCAAACTACGTCACCAGAGAGCGTCTCCGTGTAAACAGCTGGAGCTGCAAGCACGCCCAGGGAGTGGGAGGGGAGCTGCGTGCGGAGCGAACGCCAAAGGGTTAACCATGAGAAAGCGATTCCGAACGCAaatagtttgaaaagtggttttatcgccaaagcagccaatgagttaACGGAGAATAAAAGCTTTGGGGTATTTATGATACGAGCGATCGGCGCAGCGTATACACGGCAGACATGTCTGAATCATCGTAGGTTAAGAAGGTGGCACGCTTGGCATGAATTTACATAATGTCTGAATAACTAACTGAGGATCATGAGGGGTTAAAACCCATTGAGGAACCAACATCACGCTATGTACAGGAAAGGGTCCGAtcccatacattattattatttattgttttatatagcgccatcaaattccatagcgctgtacaatgggtgggcAGGACATAAAACCCACCTAATTCCAGCCTGGCCAAAAAGATGTTTTGGCCATAAATAGGGTGCCCAGTAGGCCAACCCCTAGATTGTAAGCGAGGGGTTAAAATCTGTTGTGTCACCCAGATCCCATTGTGTATTCAAAACCCTCCCAACTCTAACTCAGGGGCACTCTGGGCACCCTTTTTACAGGCAAAGCCACTGATGGTCCAGGCTGGAATCTGCTGGGTTGTATGTTGGGGAGCGGACTGGTCGTACCCGCTCGGTAACGCGCCCAATCGATTCATGCGTGTCACCGTCTCACCGTAACATACAATGATTCCGACACGCCTGCCGGGTAAATGCCGCCGATGTTTTGTAGCGcttactttttcttttgtgttattgctttg
The nucleotide sequence above comes from Spea bombifrons isolate aSpeBom1 chromosome 10, aSpeBom1.2.pri, whole genome shotgun sequence. Encoded proteins:
- the FNBP4 gene encoding formin-binding protein 4, whose amino-acid sequence is MGKKTRAVSGRRPILRLSPPGPRAASREETGSGSEDDADAQKIHVPAAVGATELQAAVVKQTGGLCLLGAYTDSDDEDAGSSNGTPAVVSAAKTNAPADIDSTLANFLAEIDAITAPSSADGGGAVSSAAPPPTPPKPDPKGGHSVYPAAQNGGGVSVAGDAWRYDTQCSLTGVGVEMGDWQEVWDENTGCYYYWNTQTNEVTWELPQDLATQVQGAQGYANSTATVEAAVTAESFPEVKEAVSGVTHRTLPLVSKKEVKKELNEAIQAISNKEEEKVGVAASLLAPLLPEAVKEEEERWRRRVICKDDVADPASEEDDNMAAVCTDSVTPACADDGQDDVCSTVQSGESEEEMEERDTLELEMVLERKKAELRALEEGDVSTAGSSPRSDFSQSDETHKAKPIKSKWKVFVPSASPDSASRSSCKTGQDTPETELGAEAAECPVPVKEPERDEASVTDSKKQKEEEEGDLKFEIGELANSLISKLEFLGINRQSVSNFHVLLFQTETRISDWREGALSGNYLKRKLQDASEQIKQYEINATPKGWSCHWDRDHRRYFYLNESSGASQWEFPDVDEEENGAASQSKSDAVSKLTERDKVESAPPPPPEPPESVPEPPKPAAPATPYWGLLQPPLPLEVPLPPPPPPPESPPPPPPPPPPPSPPPPPPPADDGEIQEVEMEDDDGREPPAPGTEEIQAKCQPLEPSLAKNKVDPSVSGKASKRKATDMFAEQSVTIGSCPVLYTQQSLAAAPAIAAMNVPASYMGLPLQVPSPVVLNALDYTIPGSGMVPAMPHIIPHTLQQAPIVPEPAPAAASAPPGKATEKTKKAKKEKVKKSKVKMPSLVQKWQSIQKELDEEEHSSSSDEDRSLTSQKRIEEWKLQQLSSGMAGKNANFEALPVDWRERLKRRKMASST